A stretch of the Uranotaenia lowii strain MFRU-FL chromosome 3, ASM2978415v1, whole genome shotgun sequence genome encodes the following:
- the LOC129750853 gene encoding uncharacterized protein LOC129750853, which produces MSEQQMCQSFSTCPPMNEDMLKEETLCKIPHNIMDDDARSRGSSILESEDTVENDMSLNNATVVEPNSRSVSSNMARNHSSTVLLATAVVLVEDDTGKVFQARALLDSGSECNFMTEGLCQRMKVSRRRSNISVLGIGQSNTSVKHQVSAVIRSRMSNFSRSMDFLLLPKVTADLPTTSVTVSSWQFPQGVELADPAFFKSKSLDMVLGIQHFFSFFPSHAKIPLGEGLPMLIESVFGWLVTGSVENQGSTSRIACNTAARVDLDELLTRFWSCEEIGSLNNYSPEEQRCEAQFVLTKCRSSDGRYTVALPKDEKVLANIGESREMAFRRLQSLERRLEKEPELRKHYHGFMEEYLELGHMRRADVGPEKRFYLPHHPVIKQASTTTKVRVVFDASAKSSSGISLNEALLVGPVIQDELRALIMRSRMKQIMVVADIEKMFRQIGIHEADMPWQSILWRADPKKEVETFELATVTYGTKPAPFLATRTLKQLAIDEHHRFPAASKALEEDIYMDDVITGTDLEEDAVKLCVDLIKLTKLTSSGGFRLRKFASNSAAALREVDSEDLALQQTEEINLDPDPAVKTLGLVWLPRTDHFRLNFNIERVPMDERLSKRKILSAIAMLFDPLGLVGAVTASAKIFMQRLWRLQEDGNRLDWDHPVPVNVEQEWRNFYDQLPILNALKIQRCAIIRNAIKVELHFFSDASERAYGACAYIRSVDVDGKSYVCLLASKSKVAPLKCQSIPRLELCGALLSAELSSKVRAALKMQVDMHFWTDSTCVLQWLKAIPSTWSTFVANRVAKIQTITENYPWRHVPGLQNPADLISRGMDPEQIEGCDLWWKGPEWLGQSHFPEQPRTLESQVAEEEVRRSAHPAASCVAHFGEEYVLKFSSFTKLIRSTAYWMRLMRILRKSEDNRSSLLTVEELRDAEFAIIRRIQQESFPNEWKALTKKEAVHRSSPLRWFTPHISSDGLIRVGGRLGRSLESEDTKHPIVLPAKHPFTTMIYEYYHIKLLHAGSQLLLSTVRLKYWPLGGRNIPRQVVHKCMKCFRSKPNPIEQFMGELPQARVTVARAFSRTGVDYFGPIYVRQAPRRPAVKAYVSVFICLCTKAVHLELVSDLSTDRFLQALRRFIGRRGYCSDIYSDNGTNFVGARSYLRELLKLQRSDQHKEAVSKECANNHIQWHFIPPAAPHFGGLWEAAVRSAKKHLLKVLGENPIPFEDTKSTLCRADWRNLLALRHGAVFDMAAGFIILKNHPIFRHGNSAAT; this is translated from the coding sequence CCAACTCGAGGTCAGTTTCATCGAACATGGCCAGGAATCATTCGTCAACAGTGCTGCTAGCTACAGCGGTCGTCTTAGTGGAAGATGACACAGGCAAGGTTTTCCAAGCGCGGGCCCTACTGGACTCGGGCTCAGAGTGCAATTTCATGACAGAGGGGCTCTGTCAACGTATGAAGGTATCTCGTAGGCGTTCGAACATTTCCGTCCTTGGGATTGGCCAATCTAACACCAGCGTCAAACATCAAGTGTCAGCGGTTATTAGGTCAAGAATGTCAAACTTTTCTCGGTCGATGGATTTCCTTCTACTACCAAAGGTCACAGCGGATCTCCCTACAACCAGCGTAACGGTTTCCTCTTGGCAGTTTCCACAAGGTGTGGAGCTAGCCGACCcggcattttttaaatcgaaatcctTGGATATGGTGCTAGGAATACAGCACTTCTTCTCATTTTTCCCGAGCCATGCTAAAATTCCGTTGGGCGAAGGTTTACCAATGCTGATAGAATCAGTATTCGGTTGGTTGGTAACAGGATCCGTGGAGAACCAAGGTTCTACTTCCCGCATCGCTTGCAATACGGCTGCAAGGGTAGATTTGGATGAACTTCTCACTCGTTTTTGGTCATGTGAAGAGATAGGGTCTCTGAACAATTATTCCCCGGAAGAACAACGTTGCGAGGCGCAGTTTGTTCTAACCAAGTGCAGAAGTTCCGATGGGCGATACACCGTTGCGTTACCAAAGGACGAAAAGGTATTGGCAAACATTGGCGAGTCACGGGAGATGGCTTTCCGTCGACTTCAATCCCTGGAACGTAGACTGGAAAAGGAGCCAGAACTACGTAAACACTACCACGGTTTTATGGAGGAATACTTGGAGCTTGGACACATGCGCAGGGCGGATGTGGGTCCAGAAAAGCGGTTTTACCTTCCCCACCATCCAGTCATCAAGCAGGCTAGCACAACCACGAAGGTACGAGTTGTGTTCGACGCATCGGCTAAAAGTAGCAGCGGCATATCCCTCAACGAGGCGTTATTGGTTGGACCCGTAATCCAGGACGAGCTTCGTGCTCTCATTATGCGTAGTCGGATGAAACAAATCATGGTGGTAGCGGATATCGAGAAGATGTTCAGACAGATCGGAATTCATGAAGCGGATATGCCCTGGCAGAGCATCCTTTGGAGAGCTGACCCCAAGAAGGAAGTTGAAACCTTTGAATTAGCCACCGTTACGTACGGAACGAAACCTGCGCCATTCTTAGCGACCAGAACGTTGAAACAACTAGCCATCGACGAGCATCATCGATTCCCAGCGGCATCCAAGGCATTGGAGGAGGACATTTACATGGACGATGTAATAACCGGTACGGATCTAGAAGAAGATGCTGTCAAGTTGTGTGTAGATCTCATCAAGTTGACGAAGTTGACGAGTAGCGGAGGTTTTCGTCTAAGGAAGTTCGCATCCAATTCAGCTGCGGCCTTGAGAGAGGTGGATTCGGAAGATCTGGCCCTACAACAAACCGAAGAGATAAATCTAGATCCTGATCCAGCAGTAAAGACCCTCGGATTGGTTTGGCTCCCACGCACCGATCACTTTCGGCtcaatttcaacattgaaaGAGTTCCCATGGACGAGCGATTATCCAAACGAAAAATCCTGTCAGCCATAGCTATGCTATTCGATCCCCTGGGACTTGTAGGAGCGGTAACAGCTAGTGCGAAAATCTTCATGCAGCGTTTGTGGCGACTACAAGAAGACGGTAACAGATTAGACTGGGATCATCCTGTACCGGTGAACGTAGAACAAGAGTGGCGAAATTTCTACGACCAATTACCTATCCTGAACGCTCTTAAGATTCAACGTTGTGCAATCATTCGTAATGCAATCAAGGTGGAATTGCATTTCTTTTCGGATGCATCGGAGCGCGCGTATGGGGCGTGCGCATATATAAGGAGCGTCGACGTCGATGGAAAGTCCTACGTATGTCTACTAGCATCGAAATCCAAGGTGGCACCGCTGAAATGTCAATCCATTCCGAGACTGGAGCTTTGCGGAGCACTTTTGTCGGCGGAACTATCCAGCAAGGTACGGGCGGCGCTTAAGATGCAGGTCGACATGCATTTTTGGACGGATTCAACGTGTGTTCTTCAGTGGTTGAAGGCAATCCCGTCTACATGGTCAACATTCGTGGCTAACCGTGTTGCGAAAATACAAACCATTACCGAAAACTATCCATGGAGACACGTTCCTGGCTTGCAGAATCCAGCAGACCTCATCTCACGTGGTATGGACCCAGAACAGATAGAGGGATGCGACCTTTGGTGGAAGGGCCCTGAATGGTTAGGGCAAAGTCATTTCCCGGAGCAGCCAAGAACCCTGGAATCACAAGTAGCTGAAGAGGAAGTCCGTCGTTCAGCACACCCAGCCGCCAGTTGTGTAGCACATTTTGGAGAAGAGTATGTGCTAAAATTCTCGTCCTTCACTAAACTTATACGCAGCACCGCATACTGGATGCGACTTATGCGTATACTGAGAAAGTCCGAAGACAACCGCAGCAGTTTACTGACCGTAGAAGAGTTGAGAGATGCAGAGTTTGCAATTATTCGTCGTATCCAACAAGAGTCTTTCCCTAATGAGTGGAAGGCTTTAACGAAGAAAGAAGCTGTTCATCGAAGTTCACCGCTGAGATGGTTCACCCCACACATATCATCGGACGGCCTAATTCGTGTTGGAGGAAGATTAGGCAGATCACTGGAATCGGAAGATACGAAGCACCCGATTGTGCTTCCAGCAAAACACCCGTTCACTACGATGATATACGAATATTACCATATCAAGCTTCTACACGCCGGTTCTCAACTACTTCTTAGTACAGTTAGGCTGAAGTATTGGCCTCTTGGAGGCAGAAATATACCGCGACAAGTTGTCCATAAATGTATGAAATGCTTCCGCTCTAAACCAAATCCAATTGAGCAATTTATGGGTGAGTTACCCCAAGCACGCGTGACAGTAGCTCGAGCCTTTTCAAGGACAGGCGTCGATTATTTCGGACCGATATATGTTCGTCAAGCTCCCAGAAGACCAGCGGTCAAAGCTTATGTGTCGGTTTTCATCTGCCTTTGTACGAAAGCGGTTCATCTAGAACTTGTATCCGACTTGTCAACGGATCGTTTCCTTCAAGCCTTACGGCGGTTCATCGGGAGAAGAGGCTACTGTTCCGATATCTATTCGGACAATGGAACGAATTTCGTCGGAGCACGAAGCTACCTTCGAGAGCTACTAAAGTTGCAACGCAGTGATCAACATAAAGAAGCAGTTTCGAAGGAGTGCGCCAACAACCATATCCAATGGCACTTCATACCACCAGCCGCGCCCCATTTCGGAGGACTTTGGGAAGCAGCGGTCAGGTCAGCCAAAAAACATCTCCTGAAGGTTCTAGGGGAAAATCCTATCCCGTTCGAAgaca